A genomic window from Chrysoperla carnea chromosome 3, inChrCarn1.1, whole genome shotgun sequence includes:
- the LOC123295248 gene encoding striatin isoform X3 has translation MKIPSQCGAPTMEDNSVTNQNGGQLGPQTGSIINNKQNDEPNQTPQYSIPGILHFIQHEWARFELERSQWEVDRAELQARIAFLQGERKGQENLKNDLVRRIKMLEYALKQERAKFHKLKYGVDLNQGEIKPPVDDPVSEMPGDSEAPFSSVSNVTWRQGRQLLRQYLQEIGYTDTIIDVRSNRVRSLLGLNNNAEQEENLNGSNINSNESNKRASENPGRRTPAKKAQPSSLAEAMILDTEAAVMANFEFLQQQDVDMEDDDDMSDDLDLDTTEEVDDDVRSAKSHVRNKGKSSIDENMDGGLGLGELAQLTVNNDAEATYDITTNKEAFRKTWNAKYTLRSHFDGVRALAFHPTESVLITASEDHTLKLWNLQKTVPAKKSASLDVEPLYTFRSHSGPVLCLAMSGMGDQCYSGGLDGIIRCWAMPHANIDPYDSFEPSVLSASLEGHTDAIWGLAVHNQRLQLLSASADGTVKLWSPQTKVPLLNSFTTEQDAVPTSVDFVRDETNRIISAYNNGYCIIYDSERATPVVKFEATQDITSSATGRQINRVVCHPTLPLSVTAHEDRHIRFWDNNTGKIVHSMVAHLEAVTSLAIDPTGLYLLSGSHDCSIRLWHLDNKTCVQEITAHRKKFDESILDVAFHPSRPFIASAGADGLAKVFV, from the exons ATGAAGATACCAAGTCAGTGCGGTGCACCCACAATGGAAGATAATTCTGTCACAAATCAAAACGGAGGTCAATTAGGACCTCAAACAGGttctataattaataacaaacaaaatgatGAACCAAATCAAACACCACAATATTCAATACCgggaatattacattttattcaaCATGAATGGGCTAGGTTCGAGTTAGAACGATCGCAATGGGAAGTTGATCGAGCCGAATTacag GCCCGAATTGCATTTTTACAAGGTGAAAGAAAAGgtcaagaaaatttgaaaaatgatttagtaCGAAGAATTAAAATGCTCGAATATGCTTTAAAACAAGAACGCGCTAAATTTCATAAACTAAAGTATGGTGTCGATTTAAATCAGGGTGAAATCAAACCTCCTGTAGATGATCCAGTAAGTGAAATGCCTGGTGATTCCGAAGCACCATTTAGTTCAGTATCGAATGTTACTTGGCGACAGGGTCGACAACTTCTTCGCCaatatttacaagaaattgGATATACTGATACAATTATAGATGTACGCTCAAATCGTGTACGTTCCTTGCTAGGTCTGAACAATAACGCCGAGCAAGAGGAAAACTTAAATGGATCCAATATAAATAGTAATGAATCAAATAAACGAGCAAGTGAAAATCCAGGTCGCAGAACACCAGCTAAAAAAGCACAACCTAGTTCTTTAGCGGAAGCAATGATATTGGATACAGAAGCTGCTGTAATGGCAAATTTTGAATTCTTACAACAACAAGATGTTGATATGGAAGATGATGACGACATGTCCGATGATTTAGACCTCGATACAACCGAAGAAGTTGATGATGATGTACGCTCAGCAAAAAGTCATGTTAGAAACAAAggaaaatcatcaatt GATGAAAACATGGATGGAGGCTTGGGTTTAGGTGAGTTGGCACAATTAACTGTAAACAATGATGCCGAAGCTACATACGATATTACAACTAATAAAGAAGCTTTTAGAAAAACTTGGAATGCTAAATATACATTACGCAGTCATTTTGATGGTGTACGAGCGTTAGCTTTTCATCCTACCGAATCTGTGTTAATTACTGCTAGCGAAGATCATACGCTGAAATTatggaatttacaaaaaacggtACCCGCTAAAAAATCTGCATCGTTAGATGTTGAACCCTTATACACATTCCGGTCACATAGTGGGCCTGTTTTATGTCTTGCAATGTCTGGTATGGGTGATCAATGTTATTCGGGCGGATTAGACGGTATAATTCGGTGTTGGGCAATGCCCCATGCTAATATTGATCCTTACGATTCATTTGAACCAAGTGTATTGTCAGCAAGTCTCGAGGGACATACAGATGCTATTTGGGGATTAGCTGTGCATAATCAAAGACTACAATTATTATCAGCTTCAGCAGATGGGACTGTTAAATTATGGTCACCTCAAACCAAAGTGCCCTTGCTGAATTCATTTACAACAGAGCAAGATGCAGTGCCAACATCCGTTGATTTTGTTCGAGATGAAACAAATCGTATTATATCTGCTTACAATAATGGATATTGCATTATTTACGATTCAGAAAGAGCGACGCCTGTTGTGAAATTTGAAGCTACACAAGATATTACTAGCAGTGCGACGGGTAGACAAATCAATCGAGTTGTTTGCCACCCAACATTACCGCTAAGTGTGACTGCACACGAAGATCGACATATTCGATTTTGGGATAACAATACTGGCAAAATAGTACATTCGATGGTTGCACATCTCGAAGCGGTGACAAGTCTAGCAATTGATCCAACTggtttgtatttattatcagGTAGCCATGATTGTTCAATTCGATTATGGCATCTAGATAATAAAACATGTGTGCAAGAAATCACAGCGCATCGTAAGAAATTCGATGAATCAATATTGGATGTGGCATTTCATCCTTCGCGACCATTTATTGCGAGTGCTGGTGCTGATGGCTTAGCTAAAGTATTTGTTTGA
- the LOC123295248 gene encoding striatin-3 isoform X1: MKIPSQCGAPTMEDNSVTNQNGGQLGPQTGSIINNKQNDEPNQTPQYSIPGILHFIQHEWARFELERSQWEVDRAELQARIAFLQGERKGQENLKNDLVRRIKMLEYALKQERAKFHKLKYGVDLNQGEIKPPVDDPVSEMPGDSEAPFSSVSNVTWRQGRQLLRQYLQEIGYTDTIIDVRSNRVRSLLGLNNNAEQEENLNGSNINSNESNKRASENPGRRTPAKKAQPSSLAEAMILDTEAAVMANFEFLQQQDVDMEDDDDMSDDLDLDTTEEVDDDVRSAKSHVRNKGKSSIILNEGLADDVDAEAEEVLNELNLLTEAEDSNINRGYKADIRSQGDAAPPNWSQSIVFGDVPGRPLGELGDDENMDGGLGLGELAQLTVNNDAEATYDITTNKEAFRKTWNAKYTLRSHFDGVRALAFHPTESVLITASEDHTLKLWNLQKTVPAKKSASLDVEPLYTFRSHSGPVLCLAMSGMGDQCYSGGLDGIIRCWAMPHANIDPYDSFEPSVLSASLEGHTDAIWGLAVHNQRLQLLSASADGTVKLWSPQTKVPLLNSFTTEQDAVPTSVDFVRDETNRIISAYNNGYCIIYDSERATPVVKFEATQDITSSATGRQINRVVCHPTLPLSVTAHEDRHIRFWDNNTGKIVHSMVAHLEAVTSLAIDPTGLYLLSGSHDCSIRLWHLDNKTCVQEITAHRKKFDESILDVAFHPSRPFIASAGADGLAKVFV; encoded by the exons ATGAAGATACCAAGTCAGTGCGGTGCACCCACAATGGAAGATAATTCTGTCACAAATCAAAACGGAGGTCAATTAGGACCTCAAACAGGttctataattaataacaaacaaaatgatGAACCAAATCAAACACCACAATATTCAATACCgggaatattacattttattcaaCATGAATGGGCTAGGTTCGAGTTAGAACGATCGCAATGGGAAGTTGATCGAGCCGAATTacag GCCCGAATTGCATTTTTACAAGGTGAAAGAAAAGgtcaagaaaatttgaaaaatgatttagtaCGAAGAATTAAAATGCTCGAATATGCTTTAAAACAAGAACGCGCTAAATTTCATAAACTAAAGTATGGTGTCGATTTAAATCAGGGTGAAATCAAACCTCCTGTAGATGATCCAGTAAGTGAAATGCCTGGTGATTCCGAAGCACCATTTAGTTCAGTATCGAATGTTACTTGGCGACAGGGTCGACAACTTCTTCGCCaatatttacaagaaattgGATATACTGATACAATTATAGATGTACGCTCAAATCGTGTACGTTCCTTGCTAGGTCTGAACAATAACGCCGAGCAAGAGGAAAACTTAAATGGATCCAATATAAATAGTAATGAATCAAATAAACGAGCAAGTGAAAATCCAGGTCGCAGAACACCAGCTAAAAAAGCACAACCTAGTTCTTTAGCGGAAGCAATGATATTGGATACAGAAGCTGCTGTAATGGCAAATTTTGAATTCTTACAACAACAAGATGTTGATATGGAAGATGATGACGACATGTCCGATGATTTAGACCTCGATACAACCGAAGAAGTTGATGATGATGTACGCTCAGCAAAAAGTCATGTTAGAAACAAAggaaaatcatcaattattttaaatgaaggcTTAGCTGATGACGTGGATGCCGAAGCCGAAGAAGTTTTAAATGAACTAAATCTTTTAACAGAAGCAGAGGACTCAAATATAAACAGAGGATACAAAGCTGATATTAGATCACAAGGTGATGCAGCACCCCCAAATTGGAGTCAAAGTATAGTATTTGGTGATGTTCCTGGTCGACCACTTGGTGAGCTTGGCGACGATGAAAACATGGATGGAGGCTTGGGTTTAGGTGAGTTGGCACAATTAACTGTAAACAATGATGCCGAAGCTACATACGATATTACAACTAATAAAGAAGCTTTTAGAAAAACTTGGAATGCTAAATATACATTACGCAGTCATTTTGATGGTGTACGAGCGTTAGCTTTTCATCCTACCGAATCTGTGTTAATTACTGCTAGCGAAGATCATACGCTGAAATTatggaatttacaaaaaacggtACCCGCTAAAAAATCTGCATCGTTAGATGTTGAACCCTTATACACATTCCGGTCACATAGTGGGCCTGTTTTATGTCTTGCAATGTCTGGTATGGGTGATCAATGTTATTCGGGCGGATTAGACGGTATAATTCGGTGTTGGGCAATGCCCCATGCTAATATTGATCCTTACGATTCATTTGAACCAAGTGTATTGTCAGCAAGTCTCGAGGGACATACAGATGCTATTTGGGGATTAGCTGTGCATAATCAAAGACTACAATTATTATCAGCTTCAGCAGATGGGACTGTTAAATTATGGTCACCTCAAACCAAAGTGCCCTTGCTGAATTCATTTACAACAGAGCAAGATGCAGTGCCAACATCCGTTGATTTTGTTCGAGATGAAACAAATCGTATTATATCTGCTTACAATAATGGATATTGCATTATTTACGATTCAGAAAGAGCGACGCCTGTTGTGAAATTTGAAGCTACACAAGATATTACTAGCAGTGCGACGGGTAGACAAATCAATCGAGTTGTTTGCCACCCAACATTACCGCTAAGTGTGACTGCACACGAAGATCGACATATTCGATTTTGGGATAACAATACTGGCAAAATAGTACATTCGATGGTTGCACATCTCGAAGCGGTGACAAGTCTAGCAATTGATCCAACTggtttgtatttattatcagGTAGCCATGATTGTTCAATTCGATTATGGCATCTAGATAATAAAACATGTGTGCAAGAAATCACAGCGCATCGTAAGAAATTCGATGAATCAATATTGGATGTGGCATTTCATCCTTCGCGACCATTTATTGCGAGTGCTGGTGCTGATGGCTTAGCTAAAGTATTTGTTTGA
- the LOC123295248 gene encoding striatin isoform X2: MKIPSQCGAPTMEDNSVTNQNGGQLGPQTGSIINNKQNDEPNQTPQYSIPGILHFIQHEWARFELERSQWEVDRAELQARIAFLQGERKGQENLKNDLVRRIKMLEYALKQERAKFHKLKYGVDLNQGEIKPPVDDPVSEMPGDSEAPFSSVSNVTWRQGRQLLRQYLQEIGYTDTIIDVRSNRVRSLLGLNNNAEQEENLNGSNINSNESNKRASENPGRRTPAKKAQPSSLAEAMILDTEAAVMANFEFLQQQDVDMEDDDDMSDDLDLDTTEEVDDDVRSAKSHVRNKGKSSIILNEGLADDVDAEAEEVLNELNLLTEDMDGGLGLGELAQLTVNNDAEATYDITTNKEAFRKTWNAKYTLRSHFDGVRALAFHPTESVLITASEDHTLKLWNLQKTVPAKKSASLDVEPLYTFRSHSGPVLCLAMSGMGDQCYSGGLDGIIRCWAMPHANIDPYDSFEPSVLSASLEGHTDAIWGLAVHNQRLQLLSASADGTVKLWSPQTKVPLLNSFTTEQDAVPTSVDFVRDETNRIISAYNNGYCIIYDSERATPVVKFEATQDITSSATGRQINRVVCHPTLPLSVTAHEDRHIRFWDNNTGKIVHSMVAHLEAVTSLAIDPTGLYLLSGSHDCSIRLWHLDNKTCVQEITAHRKKFDESILDVAFHPSRPFIASAGADGLAKVFV; this comes from the exons ATGAAGATACCAAGTCAGTGCGGTGCACCCACAATGGAAGATAATTCTGTCACAAATCAAAACGGAGGTCAATTAGGACCTCAAACAGGttctataattaataacaaacaaaatgatGAACCAAATCAAACACCACAATATTCAATACCgggaatattacattttattcaaCATGAATGGGCTAGGTTCGAGTTAGAACGATCGCAATGGGAAGTTGATCGAGCCGAATTacag GCCCGAATTGCATTTTTACAAGGTGAAAGAAAAGgtcaagaaaatttgaaaaatgatttagtaCGAAGAATTAAAATGCTCGAATATGCTTTAAAACAAGAACGCGCTAAATTTCATAAACTAAAGTATGGTGTCGATTTAAATCAGGGTGAAATCAAACCTCCTGTAGATGATCCAGTAAGTGAAATGCCTGGTGATTCCGAAGCACCATTTAGTTCAGTATCGAATGTTACTTGGCGACAGGGTCGACAACTTCTTCGCCaatatttacaagaaattgGATATACTGATACAATTATAGATGTACGCTCAAATCGTGTACGTTCCTTGCTAGGTCTGAACAATAACGCCGAGCAAGAGGAAAACTTAAATGGATCCAATATAAATAGTAATGAATCAAATAAACGAGCAAGTGAAAATCCAGGTCGCAGAACACCAGCTAAAAAAGCACAACCTAGTTCTTTAGCGGAAGCAATGATATTGGATACAGAAGCTGCTGTAATGGCAAATTTTGAATTCTTACAACAACAAGATGTTGATATGGAAGATGATGACGACATGTCCGATGATTTAGACCTCGATACAACCGAAGAAGTTGATGATGATGTACGCTCAGCAAAAAGTCATGTTAGAAACAAAggaaaatcatcaattattttaaatgaaggcTTAGCTGATGACGTGGATGCCGAAGCCGAAGAAGTTTTAAATGAACTAAATCTTTTAACAGAAG ACATGGATGGAGGCTTGGGTTTAGGTGAGTTGGCACAATTAACTGTAAACAATGATGCCGAAGCTACATACGATATTACAACTAATAAAGAAGCTTTTAGAAAAACTTGGAATGCTAAATATACATTACGCAGTCATTTTGATGGTGTACGAGCGTTAGCTTTTCATCCTACCGAATCTGTGTTAATTACTGCTAGCGAAGATCATACGCTGAAATTatggaatttacaaaaaacggtACCCGCTAAAAAATCTGCATCGTTAGATGTTGAACCCTTATACACATTCCGGTCACATAGTGGGCCTGTTTTATGTCTTGCAATGTCTGGTATGGGTGATCAATGTTATTCGGGCGGATTAGACGGTATAATTCGGTGTTGGGCAATGCCCCATGCTAATATTGATCCTTACGATTCATTTGAACCAAGTGTATTGTCAGCAAGTCTCGAGGGACATACAGATGCTATTTGGGGATTAGCTGTGCATAATCAAAGACTACAATTATTATCAGCTTCAGCAGATGGGACTGTTAAATTATGGTCACCTCAAACCAAAGTGCCCTTGCTGAATTCATTTACAACAGAGCAAGATGCAGTGCCAACATCCGTTGATTTTGTTCGAGATGAAACAAATCGTATTATATCTGCTTACAATAATGGATATTGCATTATTTACGATTCAGAAAGAGCGACGCCTGTTGTGAAATTTGAAGCTACACAAGATATTACTAGCAGTGCGACGGGTAGACAAATCAATCGAGTTGTTTGCCACCCAACATTACCGCTAAGTGTGACTGCACACGAAGATCGACATATTCGATTTTGGGATAACAATACTGGCAAAATAGTACATTCGATGGTTGCACATCTCGAAGCGGTGACAAGTCTAGCAATTGATCCAACTggtttgtatttattatcagGTAGCCATGATTGTTCAATTCGATTATGGCATCTAGATAATAAAACATGTGTGCAAGAAATCACAGCGCATCGTAAGAAATTCGATGAATCAATATTGGATGTGGCATTTCATCCTTCGCGACCATTTATTGCGAGTGCTGGTGCTGATGGCTTAGCTAAAGTATTTGTTTGA